Proteins from a genomic interval of Perognathus longimembris pacificus isolate PPM17 chromosome 14, ASM2315922v1, whole genome shotgun sequence:
- the LOC125363548 gene encoding alpha-1-antichymotrypsin-like, whose translation MKGLKFSPTQSPVADIHRGFQHLVRTLNQPREQLQLSMGNAMFIREQLEVLASFLDDARALYAAQVVPTDFEQPAAAEQLINDFVRNETHGKIVDLISNLDPDTDLILVNYMFLKAEWETPFDPEDNFESKFYLNKSQSVQVPMMKVEDLTVPYLRDNVLSCTMVELKYLGNVSALLILPDQGKMQKVEAKLLPETLARWRNNLKPRFINELYLPKFSMSGSYELQSILPQMGIREVFTTHGNLSGITTRQQLKIAQVVHCTLLDVAEEGTEVADTTRMKIMTVSTTLNPTIIRFNRPFLIYIYEKNSDTILTIGKVANPSQSQSS comes from the exons ATGAAAGGTCTGAAGTTCAGCCCCACACAGAGCCCCGTGGCCGACATCCACCGGGGCTTCCAGCACCTCGTGCGCACACTCAACCAGCCCCGCGAGCAGCTGCAGCTCAGCATGGGCAACGCCATGTTCATCCGAGAGCAGCTGGAGGTTCTGGCCTCGTTCCTGGACGATGCGCGTGCCCTGTACGCGGCCCAGGTTGTCCCCACCGACTTCGAGCAGCCGGCAGCCGCTGAGCAGCTCATCAATGACTTTGTCAGGAATGAGACCCACGGGAAGATCGTAGACCTGATCAGCAACCTGGACCCGGACACGGACCTGATTCTCGTGAATTACATGTTCTTGAAAG CCGAGTGGGAGACACCCTTTGACCCCGAGGATAACTTCGAGTCTAAGTTCTACCTGAACAAGAGCCAATCTGTGCAGGTGCCCATGATGAAGGTTGAGGACCTGACCGTACCCTACTTGCGGGACAATGTGCTGTCCTGCACCATGGTGGAGCTGAAGTACTTAGGCAATGTCAGcgccctcctcatcctccctgaCCAGGGCAAAATGCAGAAGGTGGAAGCGAAGCTGCTCCCTGAGACCCTGGCCAGGTGGAGGAACAACCTGAAGCCCAG GTTCATAAATGAGCTCTACCTGCCCAAGTTTTCCATGTCGGGCAGCTATGAACTGCAGAGCATTCTTCCCCAGATGGGCATCAGGGAAGTCTTCACCACACACGGTAACCTGTCAGGAATCACCACACGTCAGCAACTAAAGATCGCCCAG GTGGTGCACTGCACTCTGCTTGATGTGGCAGAGGAAGGCACTGAAGTCGCGGACACCACCAGAATGAAAATCATGACTGTGTCTACAACACTGAATCCAACAATTATACGATTCAACAGGCCCTTTCTGATATACATCTACGAGAAAAACAGTGACACCATTCTCACTATAGGCAAAGTGGCCAACCCCAGTCAGTCACAGAGCTCCTAA